Proteins co-encoded in one Marinomonas sp. IMCC 4694 genomic window:
- a CDS encoding ABC transporter permease has protein sequence MMISNLTMASLKDKLSELSFKGMLLPIFGILVFISLWQMGASRVHTSLGEFPGPVVVYEQWNSLVAEHQRERLKEDKFYVRQEERIAERQAKDPNYEGTLRDYTGKPTFFDQIFTSLYTVLAGFGLASFIAIPLGILIGLNRSVYSALNPVIQIFKPVSPLAWLPLVTMVVSASYVSDDPMFSKSFLTSMFTVTLCCMWPTLINTAVGVAAVEKDLLNVSKVLQLGWVTHVMKIVIPSAIPLMFTGLRLSLGIAWMVLIAAEMLAQNPGLGKFVWDEFQNGSSNSLGRIMVAVLMIGFIGYLLDRVMLTIQRIVSWDKTQILR, from the coding sequence ATGATGATAAGCAACCTAACTATGGCGTCGCTAAAAGACAAGCTCAGTGAGCTGTCCTTTAAAGGTATGTTACTGCCTATTTTTGGCATTTTAGTCTTCATCTCGTTATGGCAGATGGGGGCCAGCCGAGTTCATACCTCGTTAGGAGAGTTTCCTGGCCCCGTCGTAGTTTATGAACAATGGAACAGTTTGGTTGCAGAGCATCAGCGTGAGCGACTAAAAGAAGATAAATTTTATGTGCGTCAAGAAGAGCGTATTGCTGAGCGTCAAGCGAAAGACCCTAATTACGAAGGAACATTAAGAGACTACACAGGAAAACCGACATTTTTTGATCAGATTTTTACCAGCCTTTATACCGTACTGGCTGGCTTTGGTTTGGCCAGCTTTATTGCCATTCCATTGGGCATTCTAATCGGTCTAAATCGTTCTGTTTACAGTGCTTTAAATCCTGTCATTCAGATCTTTAAACCGGTTTCACCTTTGGCGTGGTTACCTTTGGTCACTATGGTAGTCAGCGCGAGTTACGTATCGGATGATCCGATGTTTTCGAAATCATTTTTAACTTCAATGTTTACAGTAACGTTATGTTGCATGTGGCCAACGTTAATTAATACCGCGGTTGGTGTTGCTGCTGTGGAAAAAGACTTGCTCAATGTTTCTAAAGTGCTTCAGCTTGGATGGGTGACTCATGTGATGAAGATCGTGATTCCTTCAGCGATTCCCTTGATGTTTACCGGGTTGCGCTTATCACTGGGTATTGCTTGGATGGTATTAATAGCGGCCGAAATGTTGGCGCAAAACCCTGGGTTAGGAAAGTTCGTTTGGGATGAGTTTCAAAACGGCAGTTCAAACTCGTTGGGGCGGATCATGGTAGCGGTATTGATGATTGGCTTTATCGGTTACTTATTAGACCGAGTCATGCTGACCATACAGCGCATTGTCTCTTGGGACAAAACACAAATATTACGCTAA
- a CDS encoding CmpA/NrtA family ABC transporter substrate-binding protein, whose translation MNVRLLKTVTPLSTLAKTTRRVTFGLVLGSALLSLTAQAELGYAEKEELKFGFIKLTDMAPLAIAYEKGYFEDEGLYVTLEAQANWKVLLDRVIDGQLDGAHMLAGQPLGATIGYGTKAHIVTAFSMDLNGNGITVSNDVWAEMKKNIPNDADGKPVHPISASALKPVIDGYKAQGKPFKMGMVFPVSTHNYELRYWLAAGGIHPGYYAPARGDTSGQINADALLSVTPPPQMPATMEAGTISGYCVGEPWNQQAVFKGIGVPVITDYEIWKNNPEKVFGVSNEWAEQNPNTHIRVVKAMIRAAKWLDDNNNGNRPEAVEILSRSQYVGADYDVIANSMTGTFEYEKGDKREIPDFNVFFRHHATYPYYSDAIWYLTQMRRWGQIAEPKSDEWFMNIAKDVYRPDIYAQAARALIEDGIMKATEFPDFKTEDGFKAPQSDFIDGVLYDGKYPNDYLKRFDIGLKNDDQI comes from the coding sequence ATGAATGTAAGACTTTTAAAGACGGTTACCCCGTTATCAACGTTGGCAAAAACAACTCGACGTGTGACCTTTGGCCTTGTTCTTGGGTCAGCTTTGTTGTCATTAACAGCGCAAGCAGAACTGGGTTACGCGGAAAAAGAAGAGCTTAAATTTGGCTTTATAAAGTTAACCGATATGGCGCCTTTGGCCATCGCTTATGAAAAGGGTTACTTCGAAGATGAAGGTTTGTACGTCACGTTAGAAGCACAAGCGAACTGGAAAGTGCTATTAGACCGAGTAATAGATGGTCAATTAGATGGCGCTCACATGCTGGCAGGTCAACCACTGGGCGCAACCATTGGCTATGGTACTAAAGCCCACATAGTGACTGCGTTTAGCATGGATTTAAATGGTAACGGTATTACGGTTTCGAACGATGTTTGGGCTGAGATGAAGAAGAATATTCCAAACGACGCCGATGGAAAACCGGTTCACCCAATCAGTGCAAGTGCCCTTAAGCCAGTGATTGATGGTTATAAGGCTCAGGGTAAGCCTTTTAAAATGGGCATGGTATTTCCAGTATCAACGCACAACTATGAATTGCGTTACTGGCTAGCCGCTGGCGGCATTCATCCAGGATATTATGCACCAGCGCGTGGCGATACAAGTGGCCAAATTAACGCGGATGCCTTGTTGTCGGTGACGCCACCGCCACAAATGCCAGCCACCATGGAGGCCGGCACCATTTCTGGCTATTGCGTGGGTGAACCATGGAATCAGCAAGCCGTATTCAAGGGTATTGGTGTGCCCGTTATTACGGATTATGAAATTTGGAAAAATAACCCTGAAAAAGTATTCGGTGTGAGCAACGAGTGGGCTGAGCAAAATCCAAACACTCATATCCGTGTGGTAAAAGCCATGATTCGTGCGGCGAAATGGTTGGATGATAACAACAATGGTAATCGTCCAGAAGCCGTTGAGATCCTTTCACGTAGTCAATATGTTGGCGCTGATTACGATGTCATTGCAAACAGCATGACGGGCACCTTTGAGTACGAAAAAGGCGATAAGCGTGAGATTCCTGATTTTAATGTGTTCTTTCGCCATCACGCGACTTACCCCTACTACAGCGACGCGATTTGGTATTTAACGCAAATGCGCCGTTGGGGTCAAATTGCTGAGCCTAAATCAGATGAGTGGTTTATGAATATCGCCAAAGACGTTTATCGTCCAGATATATACGCACAGGCGGCTCGAGCGTTAATAGAAGATGGGATTATGAAAGCGACTGAATTTCCTGACTTCAAAACAGAAGATGGTTTTAAAGCACCACAAAGTGACTTCATAGACGGTGTTTTGTACGACGGTAAATACCCTAATGATTACTTGAAGCGTTTTGATATTGGCTTGAAAAACGACGATCAAATCTAA
- a CDS encoding CmpA/NrtA family ABC transporter substrate-binding protein, producing the protein MSQISNPPILHAVEPVRIGFIPLIDCAPFVIAYEKGFFADEGVDVVLSKEASWASIRDKVAFNLLDGAHMLASMPIAATLGVGTLKAAMQTSFTVSHNGNGITVSNALYDQLRLVASNAEDIRNGMALKQCIEERGDDKPPLRFAMVYPYSSHNYQLRDWLSQAGIDPDKDVQIVVVPPVKMIDSLKSGDIDGYCVGEPWNSLAVEQGVGHMLVTGYDIWGSTPEKVFGVNSLWAEQKPDVHLAMIRALEKACRWVDDPINRTDLLNLLSQSEYLNCTVEQLIYGFGSIKPKSQFDWPLQAYQRFSGEGVNKPLPSYALWIMAQMHRWHQLSSVASLNETAEQVYRQDLYIKALGLSDTLDRSWHLAPDEALVWLGSVASGKIRLHEEGIHKGFRR; encoded by the coding sequence GCATGCCGTAGAGCCTGTTCGCATTGGGTTTATTCCACTGATTGATTGTGCGCCTTTCGTCATTGCTTACGAAAAGGGTTTCTTTGCCGATGAAGGTGTCGATGTTGTCTTGTCGAAAGAGGCTTCTTGGGCCAGCATTCGCGACAAAGTGGCCTTTAATTTACTCGACGGTGCTCATATGTTGGCCTCAATGCCTATTGCGGCAACATTAGGGGTGGGTACGCTTAAAGCGGCCATGCAAACCAGCTTTACGGTCAGTCATAATGGTAATGGGATAACAGTGAGTAACGCCTTATACGATCAGCTTCGGCTGGTCGCCAGTAATGCAGAGGACATTCGTAACGGAATGGCCTTGAAACAATGTATTGAAGAGCGTGGCGATGATAAACCGCCGTTACGTTTTGCCATGGTATACCCGTATTCGTCTCACAATTACCAATTAAGGGATTGGCTTAGCCAAGCAGGCATAGACCCAGATAAAGACGTTCAAATTGTCGTCGTGCCACCAGTAAAAATGATAGACAGTTTAAAAAGCGGCGACATTGATGGCTATTGCGTTGGAGAGCCCTGGAACAGTCTTGCGGTGGAGCAAGGTGTCGGTCACATGTTGGTGACAGGTTACGACATTTGGGGCAGCACACCCGAGAAAGTTTTCGGTGTGAATTCTTTATGGGCTGAGCAAAAACCAGACGTACATCTAGCCATGATTCGAGCCTTGGAAAAAGCGTGCCGATGGGTAGATGACCCCATTAATCGAACAGATTTATTGAACCTGTTAAGTCAGTCAGAGTATTTGAACTGCACGGTTGAGCAGTTGATTTATGGTTTTGGTTCTATAAAACCTAAAAGCCAGTTTGACTGGCCGTTGCAAGCGTATCAACGTTTTTCTGGCGAGGGTGTGAATAAGCCGCTGCCCAGTTATGCACTATGGATTATGGCGCAAATGCACCGTTGGCATCAATTATCATCTGTCGCTTCTCTTAATGAAACCGCTGAGCAGGTGTATCGACAAGATTTGTACATTAAGGCATTAGGTTTAAGCGACACCCTTGATCGTTCTTGGCATTTAGCACCAGATGAAGCTTTGGTTTGGCTGGGGTCTGTCGCATCAGGAAAGATACGATTACATGAAGAGGGTATCCATAAAGGGTTTCGGCGGTAG